The Pan troglodytes isolate AG18354 chromosome 1, NHGRI_mPanTro3-v2.0_pri, whole genome shotgun sequence genome includes a region encoding these proteins:
- the PLEKHG5 gene encoding pleckstrin homology domain-containing family G member 5 isoform X1: protein MNSVLTKHGSPPRSWLSLCSGTDDQSPAEKKGLRCQNPACMDKGRAAKVCHHADCQQLHRRGPLNLCEACDSKFHSTMHYDGHVRFDLPPQGSVLARNVSTRSCPPRTSPAVDLEEEEEESSVDGKGDRKSTGLKLSKKKARRRHTDDPSKECFTLKFDLNVDIETEIVPAMKKKSLGEVLLPVFERKGIALGKVDIYLDQSNTPLSLTFEAYRFGGHYLRVKAKPGDEGKVEQGVKDSKSLSLPILRPAGTGPPALERVDPQSRRESLDILAPGRRRKNMSEFLGEASIPGQEPPTPSSCSLPSGSSGSTNSGDSWKNRAASRFSGFFSSGPSTSAFGREVDKMEQLEGKLHTYSLFGLPRLPRGLRFDHDSWEEEYDEDEAEDNACLRLEDSWRELIDGHEKLTRRQCHQQEAVWELLHTEASYIRKLRVIINLFLCCLLNLQESGLLCEVEAERLFSNIPEIAQLHRRLWASVMAPVLEKARRTRALLQPGDFLKGFKMFGSLFKPYIRYCMEEEGCMEYMRGLLRDNDLFRAYITWAEKHPQCQRLKLSDMLAKPHQRLTKYPLLLKSVLRKTEEPRAKEAVVAMIGSVERFIHHVNACMRQRQERQRLAAVVSRIDAYEVVESSSDEVDKLLKEFLHLDLTAPIPGASPEETRQLLLEGSLRMKEGKDSKMDVYCFLFTDLLLVTKAVKKAERTRVIRPPLLVDKIVCRELRDPGSFLLIYLNEFHSAVGAYTFQASGQALCRGWVDTIYNAQNQLQQLRAQEPPGSQQPLQSLEEEEDEQEEEEEEEEEEEEGEDSGTSAASSPTIMRKSSSSPDSQHCASDGSTETLAMVVVEPGDTLSSPEFDSGPFSSQSDETSLSTTASSATPTSELLPLGPVDGRSCSMDSAYGTLSPTSLQDFVAPGPMAELVPQAPESPRVPSPPPSPRLCRRTPVQLLTCPPHLLKSKSEASLLQLLAGAGTHGTPSAPSRSLSELCLAVPAPGIRTQGSPQEAGPSWDCRGAPSPGSGPGLVSCLAGEPAGSHRKRCGDLPSGASPRVQPEPPPGVSAQHRKLTLAQLYRIRTTLLLNSTLTASEV, encoded by the exons GTATGTCACCACGCCGACTGCCAGCAGCTGCACCGCCGGGGGCCCCTCAACCTCTGCGAGGCCTGTGACAGCAAGTTCCACAGCACCATGCATTATGATGGGCATGTCCGCTTCGACCTTCCCCCACAAG GCTCTGTCCTGGCCCGGAACGTGTCCACCCGGTCATGCCCGCCGCGCACCAGCCCCGCAGTGgacttggaggaggaggaggaggagagctcTGTGGATGGCAAAGG GGACCGGAAGAGCACAGGCCTGAAACTCTCCAagaagaaagcaaggaggagACACACGGAT GACCCAAGCAAGGAATGCTTCACTCTGAAATTTGACCTGAATGTGGACATTGAGACAGAGATCGTCCCAGCCATGAAGAAGAAGTCACTGGG GGAGGTGCTGCTGCCTGTATTTGAAAGGAAGGGCATTGCGCTGGGCAAAGTGGACATCTACCTGGACCAGTCCAACACACCCCTGTCCCTCACCTTCGAGGCCTACAGGTTCGGGGGACACTACCTTCGTGTCAAAG CCAAGCCTGGAGATGAGGGCAAGGTGGAGCAGGGCGTGAAGGACTCCAAGTCCCTGAGTTTGCCGATTCTGCGGCCAGCTGGGACCGGGCCCCCCGCCCTGGAGCGTGTGGACCCCCAGAGCCGCCGGGAGAGCCTGGACATCTTG GCCCCTGGCCGCCGCCGCAAGAACATGTCAGAGTTCCTGGGGGAGGCGAGCATCCCCGGGCAGGAGCCCCCCACGCCCTCCAGCTGCTCTCTGCCCAGCGGCAGCAGTGGCAGCACCAATAGCGGCGACAGCTGGAAGAACCGGGCGGCCAGTCGCTTCAGCGGCTTTTTCAGCTCCGGCCCCAGCACCAGCGCCTTTGGCCGG GAGGTAGACAAGATGGAGCAGCTGGAGGgcaagctgcacacctacagcctCTTCGGGCTGCCCAGGCTGCCCCGGGGGCTGCGCTTCGACCATGACTCCTGGGAGGAGGAGTACGATGAAGACGAGGCTGAGGACAATGCCTGCCTGAGGCTGGAGGACAGCTGGCGGGAGCTCATTGATGGGCATGAG AAGCTGACCCGGAGGCAGTGCCACCAGCAGGAGGCGGTGTGGGAGCTGCTGCACACGGAGGCCTCCTACATCAGGAAACTGCGGGTGATCATCAAC CTGTTCCTGTGCTGCCTCCTGAACCTGCAAGAGTCAGGGCTGCTGTGTGAG GTGGAGGCGGAGCGCCTGTTCAGCAACATCCCGGAGATCGCGCAGCTGCACCGCAGGCTGTGGGCTAGCGTGATGGCGCCGGTGCTGGAGAAGGCGCGGCGCACGCGAGCGCTGCTGCAGCCCGGGGACTTCCTCAAAGGCTTCAAGATG TTCGGCTCGCTCTTCAAGCCCTACATCCGCTACTGCATGGAGGAGGAGGGCTGCATGGAGTACATGCGCGGCCTGCTGCGCGACAACGACCTCTTCCGGGCCTACATCACG TGGGCGGAGAAGCACCCACAGTGCCAGAGGCTGAAGCTGAGCGACATGCTGGCCAAACCCCACCAGCGGCTCACCAAGTACCCGCTGCTGCTCAAGTCGGTGCTGAGGAAGACCGAGGAGCCGCGCGCCAAGGAGGCCGTCGTCGCCATG ATCGGCTCCGTGGAGCGCTTCATCCACCACGTGAACGCGTGCATGCGGCAGCGGCAGGAGCGGCAGCGGCTGGCGGCCGTGGTGAGCCGCATCGACGCCTACGAGGTGGTGGAAAGCAGCAGCGACGAAGTGGACAAG CTCCTGAAGGAATTTCTGCACCTGGACTTGACAGCCCCCATCCCTGGCGCCTCCCCGGAGGAGACGCGGCAGCTGCTGCTGGAGGGGAGCCTGAGGATGAAGGAGGGGAAGGACAGCAAG ATGGATGTGTACTGCTTCCTCTTCACGGATCTGCTGTTGGTGACCAAAGCAGTGAAGAAGGCAGAGAGGACCAGGGTCATCAGGCCACCCCTGCTCGTGGACAAGATTGTGTGCCGGGAGCTACGGGACCCTG GGTCCTTCCTCCTTATCTACCTGAATGAGTTTCACAGTGCTGTAGGGGCCTACACGTTCCAGGCCAGCGGCCAGGCCTTGTGCCGTGGCTGGGTGGACACCATTTACAATGCCCAG AACCAGCTGCAACAGCTGCGTGCACAGGAGCCCCCAGGCAGTCAGCAGCCCCTGCAGAgcctggaagaggaggaggatgagcaggaggaggaagaggaggaggaggaggaggaggaggaaggcgaGGACAGTGGCACTTCAGCTGCCAGCTCCCCTACCATCATGCggaaaagcagcagcagccccgACTCTCAGCACTG TGCCTCAGATGGCTCCACAGAGACGCTGGCCATGGTTGTGGTAGAGCCTGGGGACACGCTGTCCTCCCCCGAGTTCGACAGCGGTCCTTTCAGCTCCCAGTCTGATGAGACCTCTCTCAGCACCACTGCCTCATCTGCCACGCCCACCAGTGAGCTGCTGCCCCTGGGTCCGGTGGACGGCCGCTCCTGCTCCATGGACTCTGCCTACGGCACCCTCTCCCCAACCTCCTTACAAGACTTTGTGGCCCCAGGCCCAATGGCAGAGCTAGTGCCTCAGGCCCCAGAGTCCCCACGAGTTCCTTCCCCTCCACCCTCGCCCCGTCTCTGCCGCCGCACCCCTGTCCAGCTGTTGACCTGCCCGCCCCACCTGCTCAAGTCTAAGTCCGAGGCCAGCCTCCTCCAGCTGCTGGCAGGGGCTGGCACCCATGGGACACCCTCTGCCCCCAGCCGCAGCCTGTCAGAGCTCTGCCTGGCTGTTCCAGCCCCAGGTATTAGGACTCAGGGCTCCCCTCAGGAAGCTGGACCCAGCTGGGATTGCCGAGGGGCCCCTAGCCCTGGCAGTGGTCCTGGGCTAGTCAGCTGCCTGGCCGGGGAACCTGCAGGCTCCCACAGGAAGAGGTGTGGAGACCTGCCCTCGGGGGCCTCTCCCAGGGTCCAGCCTGAGCCCCCACCAGGGGTCTCTGCCCAGCACAGGAAGCTGACCCTGGCCCAGCTCTACCGAATCAGGACCACCCTGCTGCTTAACTCCACGCTCACTGCCTC GGAGGTTTGA
- the PLEKHG5 gene encoding pleckstrin homology domain-containing family G member 5 isoform X2, translated as MNSVLTKHGSPPRSWLSLCSGTDDQSPAEKKGLRCQNPACMDKGRAAKVCHHADCQQLHRRGPLNLCEACDSKFHSTMHYDGHVRFDLPPQGSVLARNVSTRSCPPRTSPAVDLEEEEEESSVDGKGDRKSTGLKLSKKKARRRHTDDPSKECFTLKFDLNVDIETEIVPAMKKKSLGEVLLPVFERKGIALGKVDIYLDQSNTPLSLTFEAYRFGGHYLRVKAKPGDEGKVEQGVKDSKSLSLPILRPAGTGPPALERVDPQSRRESLDILAPGRRRKNMSEFLGEASIPGQEPPTPSSCSLPSGSSGSTNSGDSWKNRAASRFSGFFSSGPSTSAFGREVDKMEQLEGKLHTYSLFGLPRLPRGLRFDHDSWEEEYDEDEAEDNACLRLEDSWRELIDGHEKLTRRQCHQQEAVWELLHTEASYIRKLRVIINLFLCCLLNLQESGLLCEVEAERLFSNIPEIAQLHRRLWASVMAPVLEKARRTRALLQPGDFLKGFKMFGSLFKPYIRYCMEEEGCMEYMRGLLRDNDLFRAYITWAEKHPQCQRLKLSDMLAKPHQRLTKYPLLLKSVLRKTEEPRAKEAVVAMIGSVERFIHHVNACMRQRQERQRLAAVVSRIDAYEVVESSSDEVDKLLKEFLHLDLTAPIPGASPEETRQLLLEGSLRMKEGKDSKMDVYCFLFTDLLLVTKAVKKAERTRVIRPPLLVDKIVCRELRDPGSFLLIYLNEFHSAVGAYTFQASGQALCRGWVDTIYNAQNQLQQLRAQEPPGSQQPLQSLEEEEDEQEEEEEEEEEEEEGEDSGTSAASSPTIMRKSSSSPDSQHCASDGSTETLAMVVVEPGDTLSSPEFDSGPFSSQSDETSLSTTASSATPTSELLPLGPVDGRSCSMDSAYGTLSPTSLQDFVAPGPMAELVPQAPESPRVPSPPPSPRLCRRTPVQLLTCPPHLLKSKSEASLLQLLAGAGTHGTPSAPSRSLSELCLAVPAPGIRTQGSPQEAGPSWDCRGAPSPGSGPGLVSCLAGEPAGSHRKRCGDLPSGASPRVQPEPPPGVSAQHRKLTLAQLYRIRTTLLLNSTLTAS; from the exons GTATGTCACCACGCCGACTGCCAGCAGCTGCACCGCCGGGGGCCCCTCAACCTCTGCGAGGCCTGTGACAGCAAGTTCCACAGCACCATGCATTATGATGGGCATGTCCGCTTCGACCTTCCCCCACAAG GCTCTGTCCTGGCCCGGAACGTGTCCACCCGGTCATGCCCGCCGCGCACCAGCCCCGCAGTGgacttggaggaggaggaggaggagagctcTGTGGATGGCAAAGG GGACCGGAAGAGCACAGGCCTGAAACTCTCCAagaagaaagcaaggaggagACACACGGAT GACCCAAGCAAGGAATGCTTCACTCTGAAATTTGACCTGAATGTGGACATTGAGACAGAGATCGTCCCAGCCATGAAGAAGAAGTCACTGGG GGAGGTGCTGCTGCCTGTATTTGAAAGGAAGGGCATTGCGCTGGGCAAAGTGGACATCTACCTGGACCAGTCCAACACACCCCTGTCCCTCACCTTCGAGGCCTACAGGTTCGGGGGACACTACCTTCGTGTCAAAG CCAAGCCTGGAGATGAGGGCAAGGTGGAGCAGGGCGTGAAGGACTCCAAGTCCCTGAGTTTGCCGATTCTGCGGCCAGCTGGGACCGGGCCCCCCGCCCTGGAGCGTGTGGACCCCCAGAGCCGCCGGGAGAGCCTGGACATCTTG GCCCCTGGCCGCCGCCGCAAGAACATGTCAGAGTTCCTGGGGGAGGCGAGCATCCCCGGGCAGGAGCCCCCCACGCCCTCCAGCTGCTCTCTGCCCAGCGGCAGCAGTGGCAGCACCAATAGCGGCGACAGCTGGAAGAACCGGGCGGCCAGTCGCTTCAGCGGCTTTTTCAGCTCCGGCCCCAGCACCAGCGCCTTTGGCCGG GAGGTAGACAAGATGGAGCAGCTGGAGGgcaagctgcacacctacagcctCTTCGGGCTGCCCAGGCTGCCCCGGGGGCTGCGCTTCGACCATGACTCCTGGGAGGAGGAGTACGATGAAGACGAGGCTGAGGACAATGCCTGCCTGAGGCTGGAGGACAGCTGGCGGGAGCTCATTGATGGGCATGAG AAGCTGACCCGGAGGCAGTGCCACCAGCAGGAGGCGGTGTGGGAGCTGCTGCACACGGAGGCCTCCTACATCAGGAAACTGCGGGTGATCATCAAC CTGTTCCTGTGCTGCCTCCTGAACCTGCAAGAGTCAGGGCTGCTGTGTGAG GTGGAGGCGGAGCGCCTGTTCAGCAACATCCCGGAGATCGCGCAGCTGCACCGCAGGCTGTGGGCTAGCGTGATGGCGCCGGTGCTGGAGAAGGCGCGGCGCACGCGAGCGCTGCTGCAGCCCGGGGACTTCCTCAAAGGCTTCAAGATG TTCGGCTCGCTCTTCAAGCCCTACATCCGCTACTGCATGGAGGAGGAGGGCTGCATGGAGTACATGCGCGGCCTGCTGCGCGACAACGACCTCTTCCGGGCCTACATCACG TGGGCGGAGAAGCACCCACAGTGCCAGAGGCTGAAGCTGAGCGACATGCTGGCCAAACCCCACCAGCGGCTCACCAAGTACCCGCTGCTGCTCAAGTCGGTGCTGAGGAAGACCGAGGAGCCGCGCGCCAAGGAGGCCGTCGTCGCCATG ATCGGCTCCGTGGAGCGCTTCATCCACCACGTGAACGCGTGCATGCGGCAGCGGCAGGAGCGGCAGCGGCTGGCGGCCGTGGTGAGCCGCATCGACGCCTACGAGGTGGTGGAAAGCAGCAGCGACGAAGTGGACAAG CTCCTGAAGGAATTTCTGCACCTGGACTTGACAGCCCCCATCCCTGGCGCCTCCCCGGAGGAGACGCGGCAGCTGCTGCTGGAGGGGAGCCTGAGGATGAAGGAGGGGAAGGACAGCAAG ATGGATGTGTACTGCTTCCTCTTCACGGATCTGCTGTTGGTGACCAAAGCAGTGAAGAAGGCAGAGAGGACCAGGGTCATCAGGCCACCCCTGCTCGTGGACAAGATTGTGTGCCGGGAGCTACGGGACCCTG GGTCCTTCCTCCTTATCTACCTGAATGAGTTTCACAGTGCTGTAGGGGCCTACACGTTCCAGGCCAGCGGCCAGGCCTTGTGCCGTGGCTGGGTGGACACCATTTACAATGCCCAG AACCAGCTGCAACAGCTGCGTGCACAGGAGCCCCCAGGCAGTCAGCAGCCCCTGCAGAgcctggaagaggaggaggatgagcaggaggaggaagaggaggaggaggaggaggaggaggaaggcgaGGACAGTGGCACTTCAGCTGCCAGCTCCCCTACCATCATGCggaaaagcagcagcagccccgACTCTCAGCACTG TGCCTCAGATGGCTCCACAGAGACGCTGGCCATGGTTGTGGTAGAGCCTGGGGACACGCTGTCCTCCCCCGAGTTCGACAGCGGTCCTTTCAGCTCCCAGTCTGATGAGACCTCTCTCAGCACCACTGCCTCATCTGCCACGCCCACCAGTGAGCTGCTGCCCCTGGGTCCGGTGGACGGCCGCTCCTGCTCCATGGACTCTGCCTACGGCACCCTCTCCCCAACCTCCTTACAAGACTTTGTGGCCCCAGGCCCAATGGCAGAGCTAGTGCCTCAGGCCCCAGAGTCCCCACGAGTTCCTTCCCCTCCACCCTCGCCCCGTCTCTGCCGCCGCACCCCTGTCCAGCTGTTGACCTGCCCGCCCCACCTGCTCAAGTCTAAGTCCGAGGCCAGCCTCCTCCAGCTGCTGGCAGGGGCTGGCACCCATGGGACACCCTCTGCCCCCAGCCGCAGCCTGTCAGAGCTCTGCCTGGCTGTTCCAGCCCCAGGTATTAGGACTCAGGGCTCCCCTCAGGAAGCTGGACCCAGCTGGGATTGCCGAGGGGCCCCTAGCCCTGGCAGTGGTCCTGGGCTAGTCAGCTGCCTGGCCGGGGAACCTGCAGGCTCCCACAGGAAGAGGTGTGGAGACCTGCCCTCGGGGGCCTCTCCCAGGGTCCAGCCTGAGCCCCCACCAGGGGTCTCTGCCCAGCACAGGAAGCTGACCCTGGCCCAGCTCTACCGAATCAGGACCACCCTGCTGCTTAACTCCACGCTCACTGCCTCGTGA
- the PLEKHG5 gene encoding pleckstrin homology domain-containing family G member 5 isoform X8, producing MNSVLTKHGSPPRSWLSLCSGTDDQSPAEKKGLRCQNPACMDKGRAAKVCHHADCQQLHRRGPLNLCEACDSKFHSTMHYDGHVRFDLPPQGSVLARNVSTRSCPPRTSPAVDLEEEEEESSVDGKGDRKSTGLKLSKKKARRRHTDDPSKECFTLKFDLNVDIETEIVPAMKKKSLGEVLLPVFERKGIALGKVDIYLDQSNTPLSLTFEAYRFGGHYLRVKAKPGDEGKVEQGVKDSKSLSLPILRPAGTGPPALERVDPQSRRESLDILAPGRRRKNMSEFLGEASIPGQEPPTPSSCSLPSGSSGSTNSGDSWKNRAASRFSGFFSSGPSTSAFGREVDKMEQLEGKLHTYSLFGLPRLPRGLRFDHDSWEEEYDEDEAEDNACLRLEDSWRELIDGHEKLTRRQCHQQEAVWELLHTEASYIRKLRVIINLFLCCLLNLQESGLLCEVEAERLFSNIPEIAQLHRRLWASVMAPVLEKARRTRALLQPGDFLKGFKMFGSLFKPYIRYCMEEEGCMEYMRGLLRDNDLFRAYITWAEKHPQCQRLKLSDMLAKPHQRLTKYPLLLKSVLRKTEEPRAKEAVVAMIGSVERFIHHVNACMRQRQERQRLAAVVSRIDAYEVVESSSDEVDKLLKEFLHLDLTAPIPGASPEETRQLLLEGSLRMKEGKDSKMDVYCFLFTDLLLVTKAVKKAERTRVIRPPLLVDKIVCRELRDPGSFLLIYLNEFHSAVGAYTFQASGQALCRGWVDTIYNAQNQLQQLRAQEPPGSQQPLQSLEEEEDEQEEEEEEEEEEEEGEDSGTSAASSPTIMRKSSSSPDSQHCASDGSTETLAMVVVEPGDTLSSPEFDSGPFSSQSDETSLSTTASSATPTSELLPLGPVDGRSCSMDSAYGTLSPTSLQDFVAPGPMAELVPQAPESPRVPSPPPSPRLCRRTPVQLLTCPPHLLKSKSEASLLQLLAGAGTHGTPSAPSRSLSELCLAVPAPAQEADPGPALPNQDHPAA from the exons GTATGTCACCACGCCGACTGCCAGCAGCTGCACCGCCGGGGGCCCCTCAACCTCTGCGAGGCCTGTGACAGCAAGTTCCACAGCACCATGCATTATGATGGGCATGTCCGCTTCGACCTTCCCCCACAAG GCTCTGTCCTGGCCCGGAACGTGTCCACCCGGTCATGCCCGCCGCGCACCAGCCCCGCAGTGgacttggaggaggaggaggaggagagctcTGTGGATGGCAAAGG GGACCGGAAGAGCACAGGCCTGAAACTCTCCAagaagaaagcaaggaggagACACACGGAT GACCCAAGCAAGGAATGCTTCACTCTGAAATTTGACCTGAATGTGGACATTGAGACAGAGATCGTCCCAGCCATGAAGAAGAAGTCACTGGG GGAGGTGCTGCTGCCTGTATTTGAAAGGAAGGGCATTGCGCTGGGCAAAGTGGACATCTACCTGGACCAGTCCAACACACCCCTGTCCCTCACCTTCGAGGCCTACAGGTTCGGGGGACACTACCTTCGTGTCAAAG CCAAGCCTGGAGATGAGGGCAAGGTGGAGCAGGGCGTGAAGGACTCCAAGTCCCTGAGTTTGCCGATTCTGCGGCCAGCTGGGACCGGGCCCCCCGCCCTGGAGCGTGTGGACCCCCAGAGCCGCCGGGAGAGCCTGGACATCTTG GCCCCTGGCCGCCGCCGCAAGAACATGTCAGAGTTCCTGGGGGAGGCGAGCATCCCCGGGCAGGAGCCCCCCACGCCCTCCAGCTGCTCTCTGCCCAGCGGCAGCAGTGGCAGCACCAATAGCGGCGACAGCTGGAAGAACCGGGCGGCCAGTCGCTTCAGCGGCTTTTTCAGCTCCGGCCCCAGCACCAGCGCCTTTGGCCGG GAGGTAGACAAGATGGAGCAGCTGGAGGgcaagctgcacacctacagcctCTTCGGGCTGCCCAGGCTGCCCCGGGGGCTGCGCTTCGACCATGACTCCTGGGAGGAGGAGTACGATGAAGACGAGGCTGAGGACAATGCCTGCCTGAGGCTGGAGGACAGCTGGCGGGAGCTCATTGATGGGCATGAG AAGCTGACCCGGAGGCAGTGCCACCAGCAGGAGGCGGTGTGGGAGCTGCTGCACACGGAGGCCTCCTACATCAGGAAACTGCGGGTGATCATCAAC CTGTTCCTGTGCTGCCTCCTGAACCTGCAAGAGTCAGGGCTGCTGTGTGAG GTGGAGGCGGAGCGCCTGTTCAGCAACATCCCGGAGATCGCGCAGCTGCACCGCAGGCTGTGGGCTAGCGTGATGGCGCCGGTGCTGGAGAAGGCGCGGCGCACGCGAGCGCTGCTGCAGCCCGGGGACTTCCTCAAAGGCTTCAAGATG TTCGGCTCGCTCTTCAAGCCCTACATCCGCTACTGCATGGAGGAGGAGGGCTGCATGGAGTACATGCGCGGCCTGCTGCGCGACAACGACCTCTTCCGGGCCTACATCACG TGGGCGGAGAAGCACCCACAGTGCCAGAGGCTGAAGCTGAGCGACATGCTGGCCAAACCCCACCAGCGGCTCACCAAGTACCCGCTGCTGCTCAAGTCGGTGCTGAGGAAGACCGAGGAGCCGCGCGCCAAGGAGGCCGTCGTCGCCATG ATCGGCTCCGTGGAGCGCTTCATCCACCACGTGAACGCGTGCATGCGGCAGCGGCAGGAGCGGCAGCGGCTGGCGGCCGTGGTGAGCCGCATCGACGCCTACGAGGTGGTGGAAAGCAGCAGCGACGAAGTGGACAAG CTCCTGAAGGAATTTCTGCACCTGGACTTGACAGCCCCCATCCCTGGCGCCTCCCCGGAGGAGACGCGGCAGCTGCTGCTGGAGGGGAGCCTGAGGATGAAGGAGGGGAAGGACAGCAAG ATGGATGTGTACTGCTTCCTCTTCACGGATCTGCTGTTGGTGACCAAAGCAGTGAAGAAGGCAGAGAGGACCAGGGTCATCAGGCCACCCCTGCTCGTGGACAAGATTGTGTGCCGGGAGCTACGGGACCCTG GGTCCTTCCTCCTTATCTACCTGAATGAGTTTCACAGTGCTGTAGGGGCCTACACGTTCCAGGCCAGCGGCCAGGCCTTGTGCCGTGGCTGGGTGGACACCATTTACAATGCCCAG AACCAGCTGCAACAGCTGCGTGCACAGGAGCCCCCAGGCAGTCAGCAGCCCCTGCAGAgcctggaagaggaggaggatgagcaggaggaggaagaggaggaggaggaggaggaggaggaaggcgaGGACAGTGGCACTTCAGCTGCCAGCTCCCCTACCATCATGCggaaaagcagcagcagccccgACTCTCAGCACTG TGCCTCAGATGGCTCCACAGAGACGCTGGCCATGGTTGTGGTAGAGCCTGGGGACACGCTGTCCTCCCCCGAGTTCGACAGCGGTCCTTTCAGCTCCCAGTCTGATGAGACCTCTCTCAGCACCACTGCCTCATCTGCCACGCCCACCAGTGAGCTGCTGCCCCTGGGTCCGGTGGACGGCCGCTCCTGCTCCATGGACTCTGCCTACGGCACCCTCTCCCCAACCTCCTTACAAGACTTTGTGGCCCCAGGCCCAATGGCAGAGCTAGTGCCTCAGGCCCCAGAGTCCCCACGAGTTCCTTCCCCTCCACCCTCGCCCCGTCTCTGCCGCCGCACCCCTGTCCAGCTGTTGACCTGCCCGCCCCACCTGCTCAAGTCTAAGTCCGAGGCCAGCCTCCTCCAGCTGCTGGCAGGGGCTGGCACCCATGGGACACCCTCTGCCCCCAGCCGCAGCCTGTCAGAGCTCTGCCTGGCTGTTCCAGCCCCAG CACAGGAAGCTGACCCTGGCCCAGCTCTACCGAATCAGGACCACCCTGCTGCTTAA